The genomic stretch ACCTGGCCTTTGTCCCGGAGCTTGGTGTGCCCATGTACCGAAAAGCGATCATCGCTGCGGGAGGTGAGCCGGTGACGTATGGCATCTCCCAAAAGAGAGGCTGGTCACCGGACTTCAGCCGGGTCGGCAGCCGGGTCGGCCATGTCGCCCGGATACTGTTTCTCAATTCGCCGCACAATCCCACCGGCGGCGAATTAACCCCCAAGGATCTCGGGGAACTGATATGGCAGGCAGGAAAGGAAAATCTGCTGATCGTCAACGATGCCGCTTACCAGTCGATCGCCGGTCGTGCACCGGTTTCGACACTGGCCGTCGAGGGGGGGCGTCGCGTCGCAGTCGAACTGTATTCTCTCTCGTATCAGTTCGGTCTCCCTCACCTGCCGTTTGGGTTCGCTGTGGGGAATCGCGAGGTCATCGCGGGGCTCGAAGTCGCATCTGGTCTGTTGCCGGTAACAATACCCTCGTGGGTAGTGGAAATGGCCCACCGAGCGATCCGCCAGTATCCGAACGCCGCCATCAAATCGGTGCGTCAACAATGCGCGCAGACGTCAGCAGAGGCGTCGCGATTGCTCGAACTGCTGTCGCTGGAAACCGTCGGAGGCGCCGCCGTACCGTTCATCTGGTGCCGCATCCAGCGCCGCGCTCACGCCGGGACATTGGCTCGTCTGCTGTACCGTCGGTACCGGATTCTTGTTGCACCCGGCACCTCATTCGGCGAGACCGGACAGGGATATATCCGCATGTCACTGACGCGCGACGCGAAGACATACGGCGATGCCGCCGCCCGCATCAAGCGGCGCCTGGATCTGCTCCATGGGCGAAAGGGGGAGGCATGAAAGATGTTATTCGCCTGGTCGGCATGTCGTTTTACGGCTTCCACGGCGTGACTACCGCCGAAAAAGAGACCGGCAGAGTCTTTGAAGTGGATTGCGAACTGGAGCTCGACTTGTCTGATGCCGGTCACAGCGACAGCCTGCGCGACACCATTGACTACAGCCAGGTGCATGCCACGATACAGGAAGTCGTGGAGGGTACGGCGTTCGCGCTGTTGGAGCGGCTGGCGAATCATCTGGCCTCGATAGTCCTTGACAAGTTTCCGGCGTATCGGGTAACTTTGAAAGTCCGGAAGCTGCATCCGCCGATCGCCGGGCACGTGAAACATATTGAGGTGGAAGTCACGCGGTATCAGGGAGATACTACCAAGTTGACCAATCCGACAAAATGAGTATGATGAGGTACTTCAATGGCTGAAACCGTCTATTTGCTTCTGGGCTCCAACATCGGCGATCGCGAACGAAACCTTGCCGCCGCCGCAACGCGACTGGAATCACTTGAAGGGTTCGAGTTGATCGCTGCGTCGAGCATCTACATCTCCGAAGCGGTGGACATGGTCGGCGAGAACCCGTCGTTTCTCAATCAGGTCATCAAAGGAGAATACCAATTCACTCCAATGGAACTTCTGCGCGAAACAGAACGGATCGAGCAGGAACTCGGCCGTTCCGACAAAGGGCGCAAAATGTCCCGCTCGCTCGATTGCGATATTCTGCTGTTTGGCGAAACGGTATCGACGAGCGAACAACTGACTATACCGCACAAGCAGCTTTTGCACCGTCCCTTCGCGCTGATTCCCTTGTTAGAACTCGACCCCATGGTTGTTCATCCTGTCACACATAAACCGATTGCGGATTACCTGAAAGATCGGGATCGCCAATCAGTGCTGCTGTACAAGGACCATGTCGCAGGAAACCGCTGAGCCCAGATATATTGCAGTCGAGGGCGTCATCGGCGTCGGCAAGACCACCTTCGCCCGGATGCTCGCCGAACGGATCGGCGCGGAGATTCTGAACGAAGAGGTGTTCGAGAATCCGTTCCTGGTAGACTTCTACAAGAACCGCAAACGGTACGCCTTCCCCTGCCAGCTTTATTTCCTTATTTCTCGATTTCAGCAGCAACAGCAACTGGTGGTGCGAGACCTGTTCGCTCAGCGGATCGTGGCGGATTATCTCTATGCCAAGGACGCCATCTTCGCGTCCGTCACTCTGAGCGAACGGGAATTAGTGCTCTATAACAAGATCGCCCCGGTTCTGACCCGCGATATCCCCCGCCCCGACCTCGTGATCTATCTGCAGGCGCGCACCGGCATACTGCTTGACCGCATTCGCCGCCGCAATTTTGCATTCGAAAAAACCATCGATCAGGAGTATCTCGAGGTCCTTAACAAGGCGTATGATTACTATTTTTTCCACTACACCGAGACACCCCTGCTGGTGGTGAAGACGGACGATATCGACTTCGTGCACACGCCGGAGCATTTCGATGATCTGATCGACCAGATACGCAAGCCGATGGTCGGCAAGAAATATTATTCCCCCGCCGGCGACCTCAAAACCAGACCGCAGCAGGATTATGTCGGTTAATCGACCCCGCAAGAAGAGTACCGTGAACAGCTTCGTCACGAAGAAGGCGCACGGAGAGAAGATCGCGGTTCTCACGGCGTACGACTACTTTGTGGCCAAACTAATGGACCAGGCCGGGATTGATGCGGTTCTGGTCGGTGATTCGGCGGCCAATGTGATCCATGGATTCGATTCCACGCTGCCGATCAGCATGGACGTGATGATCGCCCACACGGCGGCGGTGTCCAGAGGGACGGAGCGGGCGCTGATCATCGCCGACATGCCGTTCCTCTCATTTCAGCCGTCACGGAAAACCGCCATTCTCAATGCCGGTCGCTTTCTCAAGGAGGGGGGCGCTGAGGCTGTCAAGATCGAAGGAGGGATTGAAATGGCAGGGACGATCAAGCGAGTCATCGAATGCGGTATCCCGGTGATGGGACATATCGGCCTCACGCCGCAGTCAATTCACCGGTTCGGCGGCCCCAAAGTGCAAGGGCGCGAAGAACGCTCCAAGGCGTATCTCATGGAATCGGCGCTCGCTTTGGAAGAAGCCGGCTGTTTTTCAATTGTGCTCGAACTAATTGAAACATCGATAGCGACCGAGATAACGGCGGCCCTTCAGACCGCAGCCACCATCGGTATCGGGGCGGGTCCGAATTGCGACGGCCAGGTGCTGGTCACCAACGACCTGCTGGGACTGCGGGAACCGGATTTCAAACCGAAATTCCTCCGCCAGTATGCCGACTTGTCGGCTGCCATTAGTGACGCCGTGCGCCGATACATCGAGGATGTCCGCCGAGGCAACTACCCTTCCAAAGAAGAGTCGTATTGATTCCGCTCGGCTGCTCAGGCCAATTCTTGTTGACAGGATTCAATCCGCTTGACTAAGTTGAGCAGACTTGTCGATTTGCAAATCTCACCGGGCAGGTCCCGGGAGAATATGCGGAAGACACCGTCTTCCCCAGGACACGAAACAACTCAAATGGCTGGAGGTATGTATGTTGAAGGAATTCCGGGAGTTTGCCATGCGCGGCAACGTCATGGACATGGCGGTCGGTATCATTATCGGCGCGGCCTTTGGCTCCATCGTGACGTCGCTTGTTGGTGATGTTCTCATGCCGCCTATCGGGCTGTTGCTGGGCAATGTCGATTTCTCCAACTTGTTTGTCGTGCTGCAGGACGGCAGCACGCCCGGACCGTATTCATCACTGACAGCGGCTCAGGGAGCAGGTGCCGTAACCATCAATTACGGACTGTTCATCAACAAGATCATCAGCTTTGTCATCGTTGCATTCGCCGTGTTCATGATCATCCGCGCGATGAACCGGCTCAAACGCAAAGCTGAATCGCCGGCCGCGGTGCCGACGACCCGGGAATGCCCGCGTTGCCTGTCGGTGATTTCTATCAAGGCCACTCGATGCGCTCACTGTACGTCGGAGTTAGCGGCTTCGGCGTGATGTGCAGTGCAGGCGGTCACTGTGCCACGCATGGTCAATGATTGCCGCATTCCCGCTTGGATGTGATGTCTACGTCAAAGGAGTGTCACTGTCATGAAATCTGCCATTCTAGCCTTCGGTTTGGTTGCACTTACTTCTCTTCCGACCAGTGCTCAGGATTCCACCGTGATCGGCTGGCGCAAATCGCTGCTTGTCGATGTCACGACCACGCAAACTTCGTACTCCGACTCCTGGGTCGGCGGGGAGGCTGGGTCGTTCAACTGGGTAGCTAATCTCAATGGCGGCGCTGAGCGCCAGATGAAGAGCTGGTTCAATTACCGCGCTACGCTCAAACTGTCGTTCGGGCAGACGATGACCCAGGATGAACAAAGCAAAGATTGGTCCAGGCCAAAGAAGTCCACCGACCTGATCGACTGGGAAAACCTTGGCCGTTTCACGTTCAATAAGTTCGTCGATCCGTACGCCGCATTCCGCTTGGAAAGCCAGTTCTACACGCCGCTGCATCCGCAGAAGAAAGCGTATCTGTCTCCCGTGAAACTAACTGAATCGGCCGGTCTGGCTCGGCGTTTCTATCAGGCGAAGAAAGATGATCAGATAACCAGCCGTCTCGGGTTTGCACTTCGGCAGATTCTCAAGAAGGACATTTTGGATACGGTCTCATTCGCAACGGTGGATACGACCTTCACCGATGGTGGTCTTGAGTCCGTGACCGACATTTCTCTGACCTTGAATTCAAACCTCCGTTATGTCGGCAAGCTTTCTCTCTACAAGGCGCTTTACTTTTCGGAGAGCAGCAAAGTCAAGGGGACACCGTTTGAGAATGACTGGAAAGCAGTTGATATCAACCTGGAGAACCTGGTGTCGGCAAACGTCACGAAGATCGTCGCCGTGACGTTTTACACGCAGATCCTCTATGATAGACAGGTGAGCTACAAGGGACGATTCAAGGAGACGCTGGGGATAGGCTTCGCGTTCAAGCTGGCGTGAAGTTCGTACGCTCGTGTGCGGGCTCAGTGTCCGATCACACCGCTGAGATAGAGTATCAGCAGTGTAATCACCAGGATACTGATGCCGCCAACGGCAAGAACCCAGATCGGTACTCTCCGCCTTGCTGCCTCTTCCGGCTCCTCGATCGGCGAATGTTCGCGCTCGTCAATCGCGCGGAGGAACTCCTCCCAATCGATCAGCACTTGCTCGCAACTCTGGTACCTGTTTCCTACCCTGACAGCCAGAAGCCGCTCGAGGATTGACGTGACCCCTTCGGGTAGCATACGCTGCGCTTCGCCCAAATTCAGATTGTCGCGCGGGTCATATTCCGGTGTCCTCCCAAGCAGCAATTGATGCAGGATAACGCCAACGGCATAGATATCGGCGGCCTTAGAGACTTTCCGTTCCGGCGCCATGTACCAGTTTCTCTTGCCGGTGCCGTTGTAATGAGCCGGCATCCCAAAGTCGGTCAGCTTGACCACATCGGCGGTATCAAACAGCACGTTGGACGGACGAACGTCGCCGTGAATGATGTTGTTCTTGTGCGCGAAATCCAGTCCGCGGGCGATCTGCACCACTACTTCCATCGCTTTGCGCCACGGATACACCCGAACCATCCGGTCGGCCAACGACCCACCCGGCGCATACTCACAGATAATGACAGTGGATTTATTGTCTCCCCCGGCGCCGAAGACCGGGTTGATATTCACATGTTTGAGGGACTTCAGCAGCTTGGCTTCTTTACGTCCCTGCTCCCCCCGGCTGTGTTTCTTCAGGATGTACAGCTTCTTGTTCGCTTTGTTCTCGACCAAAATGGTCGAGCCAAACTTACTTTCCTTGATGGTATCCAGATACCGACAGTTACCGATGAACGAGTCTGCACCGGAGACTGAGGTATCATCGTTGGGCAGTCCCGACCGCGCCCCACCCATGATCTCCAGCAGGGCATCTTTGAGTTCTACCGCCGTCTGATACCGGTCCTTCGGTTCCTGCGCCAGGCACTTCTGAATGATTGTGTCGAAGGCCGATGGCAGCGAGGAGTTGATCTCCGAGGGCAGTTTGAACCTTCCCTGCGGCTTGCGACCGGTCAGAATTTCGTAGATGATGATTCCCAGCGAATACAGGTCTGTTGTTTGGTCGACATTGGTCGAGCTGATCTTCTGCTCCGGCGACATATACGCCATCGTTCCCATAATGACATCGCCGGAGGTTACTTCGGTGTCCGGCATCCCCACGATCTGCGCGATGCCGAAATCCGCGACGCGGGCATTCCCCTGGCGGTCGATCAGCACGTTGGTCGGTTTGATATCGCGGTGCACCACGCCATTCTTGTGCGCATAATCGAGCGCCTTGCACACCTGAACGACCACATCCAGTTTGACATTGAGCGGGATCTTCTGAGAATCGATCACTTCGCGGAACGAGGCACCGTCGACATACTCCATGACGAAATAGTACCGCCCGCCCGCTTTTCCCCGGTCGATAATGTGCACGATATTGGGGTGGCTCAGCTTGGCGATAACCAACGATTCTCGTTCGAAACGTCTGACAATGTCGGGGTCGTTGATAAGCTTGCCGGAAAGGACTTTGATCGCAACATCGCGATTGAGTGATTCCTGGCGCCCTTTGTAGATTTCGGCAATGCCGCCCTGACCGATCTTTCCGGTCAACACGTAATCCCCGATCTTGACTGTCCTATCGTCCTGAACTACCTGCGCCATCGTTGCTCCAACCAACCAAAAAGAAAGGGATAACCGCTTGAGCGGCTATCCCTTACTAAATCGGCAGTAATGACCTAATGGTTTATTTCACCAGGATCATCTTTTTCGTTTCCGAACCCAAATCATGAGTCAGCCGGTAGAAGTAGACGCCGCTCGGTTGACGCGAGGCATCGAACGTAACCTGATGTACCCCAGCGTCTACCCGACGGTCCACTAATGTCGCCACCCGCTGGCCCAGTACATTGAAGACCTCCAGCGTGACGTGACTGGCTCGGGGGAGAGCATAGGAGATCACCGTGGATGGGTTAAATGGGTTCGGGTAGTTCTGGCCAAGAGCGAACTCCTCGGGAAGCAGGCCTTTGTCATCCCCAAGCGCTGTCGGCACCATAACACGCACGTAACCGGCCGAGAAGGCAGGGAAATACGCAGTCCCTTGGTCATCGCTGAAATTGCTCTGATCCCAGTAGTGTATCGTATCTGGACCCATCACGACAATCGAATCGAGGTTGATGGAGTCGATCGGGACAACCCCTGACTGCGCGTTGCCGCTCAGACTGAAAAAGAGACGGCAGATCAACCCGCTCGGATCGGTTATCGTGGGAATTGGATTTTGAAACGGTGGAATATACAGGACATGAACCGTATGGGCGCTCGGATCAATTATGGCAGTTCCAGTGAAACTGGCCGGCAAGAGCGAGCCGATGAACGATACGGAATCAAGAGATAGTTCCGGACTTGCAAATTTCAGTGGAATCGACAACGCCGCGATGCCTATGTTGTTGTTGGTTAGGGTAACACCCAAGTTGAATTTATTGCCCGGCTGGACCTGAATCGTGTCTACTGAAACCACCCCATCGTATGGCGGCGGCACCGCCAAAGCGGCGCCGCTTGCCAACACCAGAAGCGGCAGTACAAGCGACTTCGTTAACGACCTCATACCAACCATCCTTTCAATATACTCATCACGCACTTGTTCACAACTTGCTCAACGCCGATTTCTCTTAATACCAGGCGCTATACCTTCCTTGCGCAAAGAGTATGCCACCGTTCCGATGCTGCAAGTTTTAGCGGTCCCAGCATCGCGAGACTACAGCTATCAGCGTAACAATTTGCTACACAGTAGGTTACATGAAAGCGTAACAGTCAGGCGCCAGCGGGGTTGTTAGAAACAGGTACTCGAAGGCAGAACTGTCGTGCGCAATAGCGTGCTTATGGGAAATGACATGCAAATGCGAGGTTCAGAATGGTAGGTCGGGGTCCGAGGTCGATTC from Candidatus Zixiibacteriota bacterium encodes the following:
- a CDS encoding aminotransferase class I/II-fold pyridoxal phosphate-dependent enzyme, with protein sequence MLVKKVVIDRANRLFKMPPDILSFASLVPKRGLIRRPDLLDLATFAWPVEFDDDVVIKGERLRPASRSEIDGLKEEILAWMQTHAQARLTSTKEVYVGGGITHMLLALSLAYIDNGDLAFVPELGVPMYRKAIIAAGGEPVTYGISQKRGWSPDFSRVGSRVGHVARILFLNSPHNPTGGELTPKDLGELIWQAGKENLLIVNDAAYQSIAGRAPVSTLAVEGGRRVAVELYSLSYQFGLPHLPFGFAVGNREVIAGLEVASGLLPVTIPSWVVEMAHRAIRQYPNAAIKSVRQQCAQTSAEASRLLELLSLETVGGAAVPFIWCRIQRRAHAGTLARLLYRRYRILVAPGTSFGETGQGYIRMSLTRDAKTYGDAAARIKRRLDLLHGRKGEA
- the folB gene encoding dihydroneopterin aldolase encodes the protein MKDVIRLVGMSFYGFHGVTTAEKETGRVFEVDCELELDLSDAGHSDSLRDTIDYSQVHATIQEVVEGTAFALLERLANHLASIVLDKFPAYRVTLKVRKLHPPIAGHVKHIEVEVTRYQGDTTKLTNPTK
- the folK gene encoding 2-amino-4-hydroxy-6-hydroxymethyldihydropteridine diphosphokinase — translated: MAETVYLLLGSNIGDRERNLAAAATRLESLEGFELIAASSIYISEAVDMVGENPSFLNQVIKGEYQFTPMELLRETERIEQELGRSDKGRKMSRSLDCDILLFGETVSTSEQLTIPHKQLLHRPFALIPLLELDPMVVHPVTHKPIADYLKDRDRQSVLLYKDHVAGNR
- a CDS encoding deoxynucleoside kinase — its product is MSQETAEPRYIAVEGVIGVGKTTFARMLAERIGAEILNEEVFENPFLVDFYKNRKRYAFPCQLYFLISRFQQQQQLVVRDLFAQRIVADYLYAKDAIFASVTLSERELVLYNKIAPVLTRDIPRPDLVIYLQARTGILLDRIRRRNFAFEKTIDQEYLEVLNKAYDYYFFHYTETPLLVVKTDDIDFVHTPEHFDDLIDQIRKPMVGKKYYSPAGDLKTRPQQDYVG
- the panB gene encoding 3-methyl-2-oxobutanoate hydroxymethyltransferase — its product is MSVNRPRKKSTVNSFVTKKAHGEKIAVLTAYDYFVAKLMDQAGIDAVLVGDSAANVIHGFDSTLPISMDVMIAHTAAVSRGTERALIIADMPFLSFQPSRKTAILNAGRFLKEGGAEAVKIEGGIEMAGTIKRVIECGIPVMGHIGLTPQSIHRFGGPKVQGREERSKAYLMESALALEEAGCFSIVLELIETSIATEITAALQTAATIGIGAGPNCDGQVLVTNDLLGLREPDFKPKFLRQYADLSAAISDAVRRYIEDVRRGNYPSKEESY
- the mscL gene encoding large conductance mechanosensitive channel protein MscL, encoding MLKEFREFAMRGNVMDMAVGIIIGAAFGSIVTSLVGDVLMPPIGLLLGNVDFSNLFVVLQDGSTPGPYSSLTAAQGAGAVTINYGLFINKIISFVIVAFAVFMIIRAMNRLKRKAESPAAVPTTRECPRCLSVISIKATRCAHCTSELAASA
- a CDS encoding DUF3078 domain-containing protein codes for the protein MKSAILAFGLVALTSLPTSAQDSTVIGWRKSLLVDVTTTQTSYSDSWVGGEAGSFNWVANLNGGAERQMKSWFNYRATLKLSFGQTMTQDEQSKDWSRPKKSTDLIDWENLGRFTFNKFVDPYAAFRLESQFYTPLHPQKKAYLSPVKLTESAGLARRFYQAKKDDQITSRLGFALRQILKKDILDTVSFATVDTTFTDGGLESVTDISLTLNSNLRYVGKLSLYKALYFSESSKVKGTPFENDWKAVDINLENLVSANVTKIVAVTFYTQILYDRQVSYKGRFKETLGIGFAFKLA
- a CDS encoding serine/threonine-protein kinase, producing MAQVVQDDRTVKIGDYVLTGKIGQGGIAEIYKGRQESLNRDVAIKVLSGKLINDPDIVRRFERESLVIAKLSHPNIVHIIDRGKAGGRYYFVMEYVDGASFREVIDSQKIPLNVKLDVVVQVCKALDYAHKNGVVHRDIKPTNVLIDRQGNARVADFGIAQIVGMPDTEVTSGDVIMGTMAYMSPEQKISSTNVDQTTDLYSLGIIIYEILTGRKPQGRFKLPSEINSSLPSAFDTIIQKCLAQEPKDRYQTAVELKDALLEIMGGARSGLPNDDTSVSGADSFIGNCRYLDTIKESKFGSTILVENKANKKLYILKKHSRGEQGRKEAKLLKSLKHVNINPVFGAGGDNKSTVIICEYAPGGSLADRMVRVYPWRKAMEVVVQIARGLDFAHKNNIIHGDVRPSNVLFDTADVVKLTDFGMPAHYNGTGKRNWYMAPERKVSKAADIYAVGVILHQLLLGRTPEYDPRDNLNLGEAQRMLPEGVTSILERLLAVRVGNRYQSCEQVLIDWEEFLRAIDEREHSPIEEPEEAARRRVPIWVLAVGGISILVITLLILYLSGVIGH
- a CDS encoding T9SS type A sorting domain-containing protein; amino-acid sequence: MRSLTKSLVLPLLVLASGAALAVPPPYDGVVSVDTIQVQPGNKFNLGVTLTNNNIGIAALSIPLKFASPELSLDSVSFIGSLLPASFTGTAIIDPSAHTVHVLYIPPFQNPIPTITDPSGLICRLFFSLSGNAQSGVVPIDSINLDSIVVMGPDTIHYWDQSNFSDDQGTAYFPAFSAGYVRVMVPTALGDDKGLLPEEFALGQNYPNPFNPSTVISYALPRASHVTLEVFNVLGQRVATLVDRRVDAGVHQVTFDASRQPSGVYFYRLTHDLGSETKKMILVK